A genomic stretch from Mycobacterium malmoense includes:
- a CDS encoding class I SAM-dependent methyltransferase has translation MTTTKERNGTTPIFGGKLSLAEILEIFAATGRHPLKFTAYDGSTAGPDDAVLGLDLRTPRGATYLATAPGELGLARAYVSGDLQTYGVHPGDPYELLKTLTDRVQFKRPSARVLATVVRSIGLERLVPVAPPPQEARPRWRRVAAGVMHSKARDAEAIHHHYDVSNTFYERVLGPSMTYTCAVYPDTDATLEEAQENKYRLIFEKLRLQPGDRLLDVGCGWGGMVRYAARRGVRAIGATLSAEQAKWAQRAIADEGLADLAEVRHSDYRDVGEAAFNAVSSIGLTEHIGVKNYPAYFGFLKSKLRTGGLLLNHCITRHDNTSTSFAGGFTDRYVFPDGELTGSGRITTDIQDAGFEVLHAENFRYHYAMTLRDWCHNLVEHWDEAVAEVGLATAKVWGLYMAASRVAFEQNNLQLHHVLAAKVNAQGDGLPLRPWWRP, from the coding sequence ATGACGACGACCAAAGAGCGCAACGGCACTACCCCCATCTTCGGCGGCAAACTGAGCCTGGCGGAGATTCTCGAGATCTTCGCCGCCACCGGGAGGCACCCGCTGAAGTTCACCGCCTACGACGGCAGCACCGCCGGACCCGACGACGCCGTACTGGGCCTGGATCTCCGGACGCCCCGCGGCGCCACCTACCTGGCCACGGCCCCCGGTGAGCTCGGCCTTGCCCGCGCGTACGTGTCGGGTGACCTGCAGACCTACGGGGTGCATCCCGGCGACCCGTACGAGTTGCTCAAGACGCTGACCGACAGGGTGCAGTTCAAGCGGCCGTCGGCCCGGGTGCTGGCCACTGTCGTGCGGTCGATCGGGTTGGAGCGGTTGGTGCCGGTCGCGCCGCCGCCCCAGGAGGCGCGGCCCCGGTGGCGCCGCGTCGCTGCCGGCGTCATGCACAGCAAGGCCCGTGACGCCGAGGCCATCCACCACCACTACGACGTGTCCAACACCTTCTACGAGCGGGTGCTCGGCCCGTCGATGACCTACACCTGCGCGGTCTATCCGGACACCGACGCGACGCTGGAAGAGGCCCAGGAGAACAAGTACCGGCTGATTTTCGAGAAGTTGCGGCTACAGCCGGGTGACCGGCTGCTCGACGTGGGCTGCGGCTGGGGAGGCATGGTGCGCTACGCGGCGCGGCGCGGCGTCCGGGCGATCGGCGCCACCCTGTCGGCCGAGCAGGCGAAGTGGGCGCAACGGGCAATCGCGGACGAAGGGCTCGCAGACCTCGCCGAGGTGCGGCACTCCGACTACCGCGACGTGGGCGAGGCGGCATTCAACGCGGTTTCTTCCATCGGGCTGACCGAGCACATCGGCGTCAAGAACTACCCCGCCTACTTTGGCTTCCTCAAGTCGAAGCTGCGCACCGGCGGCCTGTTGCTCAATCACTGCATCACCCGCCACGACAACACATCGACCTCGTTCGCGGGCGGATTTACCGACCGCTACGTCTTCCCGGATGGAGAGCTGACCGGCTCGGGTCGCATCACCACCGACATCCAGGACGCCGGTTTCGAGGTTCTGCACGCGGAGAACTTCCGGTATCACTACGCGATGACGCTGCGCGACTGGTGCCACAACCTGGTCGAGCACTGGGACGAAGCGGTCGCCGAGGTCGGGTTGGCGACCGCCAAGGTGTGGGGTCTGTACATGGCGGCCTCGCGGGTGGCCTTCGAGCAGAACAACCTGCAGCTGCATCACGTGCTGGCGGCCAAGGTCAACGCGCAAGGCGACGGCCTGCCGCTGCGACCGTGGTGGCGGCCCTAG
- a CDS encoding DNA polymerase III subunits gamma/tau, with amino-acid sequence MALYRKYRPATFAEVVGQEHVTEPLSVALEAGRINHAYLFSGPRGCGKTSSARILARSLNCAQGPTANPCGVCDSCIALAPNAPGSIDVVELDAASHGGVDDTRELRDRAFYAPAQSRYRVFIIDEAHMVTTAGFNALLKIVEEPPEHLIFIFATTEPEKVLPTIRSRTHHYPFRLLPPRTMRALIGRICEQEGVVVDDAVYPLVIRAGGGSPRDTLSVLDQLVAGADDNHVTYQRALGLLGATDVALIDDAVDALAAADAAALFGAVESVIDAGHDPRRFAIDLLERFRDLIVLQAVPDAVSRGVVDAPEDVLDRMREQAARIGPATLTRYAEVVQAGLGEMRGATAPRLLLEVVCARLLLPSASDAEPALLQRVERIETRLAMSIPGPDAPAPTPPTAPAEPAVQPARARRATAEPVPKPEPKPKPVPDPEPAPPSAPPPEPESASAPGELNAAAVRTMWPTVRDKVRQRSRTTEVMLAGATVRAIEDNTLVLTHASAPLAKRLSEQRNADVIAEALKDALGVNWRVRCEAGAASPVASPARQETTPADEPADADSAQRDEEEHMLAEAGRSDPSAPRRDPEEVALELLKNELGARRIDGG; translated from the coding sequence GTGGCTCTCTACCGCAAGTATCGACCGGCAACCTTCGCCGAGGTGGTGGGGCAGGAACACGTCACCGAGCCGTTGTCGGTTGCCCTGGAAGCCGGCCGGATCAACCACGCGTACCTGTTCTCCGGGCCGCGCGGCTGCGGGAAGACCTCGTCGGCGCGCATCCTGGCCCGGTCGTTGAACTGCGCACAGGGACCGACGGCCAATCCGTGCGGGGTGTGCGACTCCTGCATAGCGTTGGCGCCCAACGCGCCCGGCAGCATCGACGTGGTGGAGCTCGACGCCGCCAGCCACGGTGGTGTCGACGACACCCGCGAGCTGCGGGACCGCGCGTTCTACGCTCCCGCGCAGTCGCGCTACCGGGTGTTCATCATCGACGAGGCGCACATGGTGACCACCGCGGGGTTCAACGCGCTGCTCAAGATCGTGGAGGAACCGCCCGAACACCTCATCTTCATCTTCGCCACCACCGAACCGGAGAAGGTGCTGCCGACCATTCGCTCGCGCACTCACCACTACCCGTTCCGGCTGCTGCCGCCGCGCACCATGCGCGCCCTGATCGGGCGGATCTGCGAGCAAGAGGGCGTCGTCGTCGACGACGCCGTGTACCCGCTGGTGATCCGCGCCGGCGGTGGTTCGCCGCGCGACACCCTTTCGGTGCTGGACCAGTTGGTGGCCGGAGCCGACGACAACCATGTCACCTATCAGCGGGCCTTGGGGCTGCTGGGCGCCACCGACGTCGCACTGATCGACGACGCCGTCGACGCCCTCGCCGCCGCCGATGCCGCCGCCTTGTTCGGTGCGGTCGAATCGGTGATCGACGCCGGCCATGACCCGCGGCGCTTCGCCATCGATCTGTTGGAACGATTCCGCGATCTCATTGTGCTGCAAGCGGTTCCGGATGCCGTGAGCCGCGGCGTGGTGGATGCACCGGAGGACGTGCTGGACCGGATGCGCGAGCAGGCGGCCCGGATCGGGCCGGCGACCCTGACCCGGTACGCCGAGGTGGTGCAGGCCGGGCTGGGCGAGATGCGCGGTGCGACGGCGCCGCGTCTGCTGCTCGAAGTGGTTTGCGCGCGACTGCTGCTGCCGTCGGCCAGTGACGCCGAGCCGGCGCTGCTACAGCGCGTCGAGCGGATCGAGACCCGGCTGGCCATGTCGATCCCCGGCCCCGATGCCCCCGCGCCCACGCCGCCGACCGCGCCGGCCGAACCGGCGGTCCAGCCGGCCCGGGCGCGCCGGGCGACCGCTGAGCCGGTCCCCAAGCCCGAGCCGAAACCCAAGCCGGTGCCCGATCCCGAGCCGGCGCCACCTTCGGCACCACCACCGGAACCCGAATCAGCTTCTGCCCCAGGTGAACTCAACGCGGCCGCGGTGCGCACTATGTGGCCGACGGTGCGCGACAAGGTGCGTCAGCGCAGCCGCACCACCGAGGTGATGCTTGCCGGCGCCACCGTCCGCGCAATAGAGGACAACACGCTGGTGCTGACCCATGCATCGGCGCCCCTGGCCAAGCGCCTCTCCGAACAGCGCAACGCCGACGTCATCGCCGAGGCGCTCAAAGACGCGCTGGGAGTCAACTGGCGGGTGCGATGTGAGGCCGGCGCGGCGTCGCCCGTCGCGTCGCCCGCCAGACAGGAGACGACGCCGGCGGACGAGCCCGCCGATGCGGATTCGGCCCAGCGAGACGAAGAGGAACACATGCTTGCCGAAGCCGGCCGCAGCGACCCGTCGGCACCGCGGCGCGACCCCGAGGAGGTCGCACTCGAGCTGCTGAAGAACGAGCTGGGTGCGCGCCGGATCGACGGCGGCTGA
- a CDS encoding aminotransferase has product MSFDFLSPEELVAVHARNQREYAELQAKKLALDLTRGKPSAEQLDLSNQLLSLPGDDYRDDEGTDTRNYGGLHGLPGLRAIFGELLGIPVQNLIAGNNSSLELMHDLVAFSMLYGGVDSPRPWIQERDGIKFLCPVPGYDRHFAITETMGVEMIPVPMLEDGPDVDLIEELVAVDPAIKGMWAVPVFGNPTGVTYSWETTRRLVQMRTAAPDFRLFWDNAYAVHTLTHDFIRQVDVLGLAAAAGNPNRPYVFASTSKITFAGAGVSFFGGSLGNIAWYLQYAGKKSIGPDKVNQLRHLRFFGDADGVLLHMLRHQRILAPKFALAAEILDRRLSEFKIASWTEPKGGYFISLDVLPGTARRTVALAKDAGIAVTEAGASFPYRKDPDDKNIRIAPTFPSLPDLRDAVDGLATCALLAASESLLVSSASSVS; this is encoded by the coding sequence GTGTCGTTCGATTTCCTCAGCCCTGAAGAGCTGGTAGCCGTGCACGCACGCAACCAGCGGGAGTACGCGGAGCTGCAGGCTAAGAAGCTGGCTTTGGATCTGACCCGTGGCAAGCCGTCGGCGGAGCAACTCGACCTGTCCAACCAGCTGTTGAGCCTGCCCGGGGACGACTATCGCGACGATGAGGGGACGGACACCCGCAACTACGGCGGCCTGCACGGCCTGCCGGGGCTGCGGGCCATCTTCGGTGAATTGCTCGGCATCCCGGTGCAGAACCTGATCGCGGGTAACAATTCCAGCCTGGAGTTGATGCACGACCTGGTCGCCTTCTCGATGCTCTACGGCGGCGTTGACTCGCCGCGGCCTTGGATACAGGAGCGGGACGGCATTAAGTTCCTGTGCCCGGTCCCCGGCTATGACCGGCACTTCGCCATCACCGAGACGATGGGCGTCGAGATGATCCCGGTCCCGATGCTCGAAGACGGCCCGGACGTCGATCTGATCGAAGAGCTGGTCGCCGTCGACCCCGCAATCAAGGGGATGTGGGCGGTGCCGGTGTTCGGCAACCCCACCGGCGTCACCTACTCCTGGGAAACGACCCGCCGGCTCGTCCAGATGCGCACCGCGGCGCCCGACTTCCGGCTGTTCTGGGACAACGCGTACGCGGTGCACACCCTGACGCACGACTTCATCCGCCAGGTCGACGTGCTCGGGCTGGCGGCCGCGGCCGGCAACCCCAACCGGCCGTACGTCTTCGCGTCCACCTCCAAGATCACCTTCGCCGGCGCCGGTGTCAGCTTCTTCGGCGGATCGTTGGGCAACATCGCCTGGTATCTGCAATACGCCGGGAAGAAGTCGATCGGCCCGGACAAGGTCAACCAGCTGCGGCATCTGCGCTTCTTCGGCGACGCCGACGGGGTACTCCTGCACATGCTGCGCCACCAGCGGATCCTGGCGCCGAAGTTCGCGCTGGCGGCCGAAATCCTGGATCGGCGGCTGAGTGAATTCAAGATCGCGTCATGGACCGAGCCCAAGGGCGGCTACTTCATCAGCCTCGACGTGTTGCCCGGCACGGCGCGGCGGACCGTCGCCCTGGCCAAGGACGCCGGGATCGCGGTGACCGAGGCGGGCGCGTCGTTCCCCTACCGGAAGGACCCGGACGACAAGAACATCAGGATCGCGCCCACCTTTCCGTCGTTACCCGACCTGCGTGACGCGGTCGACGGGCTGGCGACCTGCGCGCTGCTGGCGGCTTCGGAGTCATTGCTCGTCTCCTCCGCATCGAGTGTGAGCTGA
- a CDS encoding NAD(P)H-dependent amine dehydrogenase family protein, whose product MPNNYRVVQWTTGNVGKSSLQSIADHPALELVGCYAWSPSKVGRDAGDLAGTPPLGVTATNDVDALLALKPDCVVYNPMWIDVDELVRILSAGVNVVTTASFITGQNLGDGRDRIVEACRKGGSTMFGSGVSPGFAELLAIVSAMVCNRIDKVTVTEAADTTFYDSPATEQPVGFGRPIDHPDLHAMTARGTAIFGEAVRLVADALGAELDEVRCVAEYAQTTTDLDLGSWTIAAGCVAGVYASWRGMVGGKTLIDLNVRWRKGQTLEPDWKIDQDGWVIQIDGQPTVTTKVGFLPPPYFQAETIADFMTLGHIMTAMPTINAIPAVVAAPPGIVTYADLPLTLPRGHAKVG is encoded by the coding sequence GTGCCAAACAACTATCGCGTCGTCCAGTGGACCACCGGGAATGTCGGCAAAAGCTCCTTGCAATCCATCGCCGACCATCCCGCGCTCGAACTGGTGGGGTGTTATGCGTGGTCACCAAGCAAGGTGGGCCGCGACGCCGGCGACCTGGCCGGCACCCCGCCGCTGGGCGTCACGGCCACCAACGACGTCGACGCGCTGCTGGCCCTCAAACCGGACTGCGTCGTCTACAACCCGATGTGGATCGACGTCGACGAGCTGGTCCGGATCCTGTCCGCCGGCGTCAACGTGGTGACGACGGCGTCCTTCATCACCGGACAAAACCTGGGCGATGGCCGCGACCGGATCGTCGAAGCCTGCCGAAAAGGCGGGTCGACAATGTTCGGCTCCGGCGTCAGCCCGGGCTTCGCCGAGCTGTTGGCCATCGTGTCGGCGATGGTGTGCAACCGGATCGACAAGGTCACCGTCACCGAAGCCGCCGACACCACGTTCTACGACTCACCGGCCACCGAGCAGCCGGTGGGCTTCGGCCGGCCGATCGACCACCCGGACCTGCACGCGATGACCGCCCGGGGAACGGCCATCTTCGGCGAGGCCGTCCGGTTGGTGGCCGACGCGCTGGGCGCCGAGCTCGACGAGGTGCGGTGTGTGGCCGAATACGCCCAGACCACAACCGATCTCGACCTCGGATCCTGGACGATAGCCGCCGGATGCGTCGCCGGTGTGTACGCGAGCTGGCGAGGCATGGTCGGCGGCAAGACCCTGATCGACCTCAACGTCCGGTGGCGCAAGGGGCAAACGCTCGAGCCCGATTGGAAGATCGACCAGGACGGCTGGGTCATCCAGATCGACGGGCAGCCGACCGTAACAACCAAAGTCGGCTTCCTGCCGCCACCGTATTTCCAGGCCGAAACGATCGCCGACTTCATGACGCTCGGACACATCATGACGGCCATGCCGACGATCAACGCGATCCCGGCCGTCGTCGCCGCGCCGCCGGGCATCGTCACGTACGCCGATCTGCCACTCACCCTTCCCCGCGGCCACGCCAAGGTCGGCTAA
- a CDS encoding serine hydrolase domain-containing protein: protein MKRSTLLTTGDGLPRGVSGAADPHFANVIKLFSRLFPGRRFGGGALCVYIDGVPVVDVWTGWSDRAGTQRWTADTGTMVFSATKGVASTVIHRLADRGLLSYDDPVAEYWPEFAVNGKADITVRDVLRHRSGLSHLRGVTKAELMDHLLMEERLAAAPVDHLRGVQAYHALTYGWLLSGLARAVTGKGMRELIRQEVARPLDTDGLHLGRPPEGAPTKPAQILIPQGKLRAPVFNFIAPKLAGLPFSGVLGAMYFPGVISLIKGDTPFLDGEVPAANGVVTGRGLAKMYAVLANDGRIDGKKYLSEELVRGLTGQQRRKWPDANMVVPMPFHLGYHESPVPGLLNGFGHVGLGGTLGWADPESGSSFGFIHNRLLTPLLFDMGSFAGLAGPLRNAIEAARHQGPLEVPQLGAAYPKPARRQAKAASGGG, encoded by the coding sequence GTGAAACGGTCGACCCTGCTGACAACCGGCGATGGCCTGCCACGCGGCGTGTCCGGGGCCGCCGACCCTCATTTCGCAAACGTCATCAAGCTGTTCTCGCGGCTGTTCCCGGGGCGCCGGTTCGGCGGGGGAGCGCTGTGCGTCTACATCGACGGCGTGCCCGTCGTCGATGTCTGGACGGGCTGGTCGGACCGGGCCGGCACCCAGCGCTGGACCGCCGACACCGGCACCATGGTGTTCTCGGCGACCAAGGGCGTCGCGTCGACGGTGATCCACCGGCTCGCCGACCGCGGCCTGTTGTCCTACGACGATCCCGTCGCCGAATATTGGCCCGAATTCGCGGTCAACGGAAAGGCCGACATCACCGTTCGCGACGTCTTGCGGCACCGATCCGGGTTGTCGCACCTGAGGGGCGTCACCAAGGCGGAGCTGATGGACCACCTCCTCATGGAGGAGCGCCTGGCCGCCGCGCCCGTCGATCATCTGCGGGGTGTGCAGGCGTATCACGCGCTGACCTACGGATGGCTGTTGTCCGGTCTGGCCCGGGCGGTGACGGGCAAAGGCATGCGTGAGCTGATCCGCCAGGAGGTCGCGCGTCCGCTCGACACCGACGGCCTGCACCTCGGCCGTCCGCCCGAAGGCGCGCCGACGAAGCCGGCGCAGATCCTGATCCCGCAGGGAAAACTGCGCGCCCCGGTGTTCAATTTCATCGCACCGAAACTGGCCGGCCTCCCGTTCTCGGGCGTCCTCGGGGCGATGTACTTCCCCGGCGTCATATCCCTGATCAAGGGGGATACCCCGTTCCTGGACGGCGAGGTCCCCGCGGCCAACGGCGTGGTGACCGGCCGCGGCCTGGCCAAGATGTACGCCGTGCTGGCCAACGACGGCCGCATCGACGGCAAGAAGTACCTGTCCGAGGAGTTGGTGCGCGGCCTGACGGGGCAGCAGCGACGCAAGTGGCCCGACGCAAACATGGTGGTGCCCATGCCTTTTCACCTTGGCTACCACGAATCGCCGGTTCCCGGCTTGCTCAACGGGTTCGGGCACGTCGGTCTGGGTGGAACCCTCGGATGGGCCGATCCCGAATCCGGCAGCTCCTTCGGGTTCATCCACAACCGGCTCCTGACGCCGCTGCTGTTCGATATGGGGTCGTTCGCGGGCCTGGCCGGTCCGCTGCGCAATGCCATCGAGGCCGCCCGTCACCAGGGTCCGCTCGAGGTGCCGCAGCTCGGCGCGGCCTACCCCAAACCCGCTCGGCGACAGGCGAAGGCGGCGTCGGGCGGGGGTTAG
- a CDS encoding cutinase family protein, with product MVTLIGKRVRRLATAVGAAVMVTFAASSGPVPAVSADPCPDVEVVFARGTGEPPGLGGIGESFVDALRSQIGGRSLGVYPVNYQASGDFSNPDFPATVIDGIRDASSHIESMAANCPRTREVLGGYSQGAAVAGYVTSAAVPPGVPAAAVPSPMPPDIANHVAAVALFGTPSNQFLGQYNAPPIAIGPLYQARTLELCAAGDPVCGDGGSPAAHVSYAANGMTDQAANYAAGHL from the coding sequence ATGGTCACATTGATCGGAAAACGAGTGCGGCGGCTCGCGACGGCAGTCGGAGCGGCGGTGATGGTCACCTTTGCCGCGTCGAGCGGGCCGGTTCCCGCGGTGTCGGCCGATCCCTGCCCGGACGTCGAGGTGGTGTTCGCCCGCGGCACCGGCGAGCCACCCGGGCTCGGCGGCATCGGCGAATCCTTCGTCGACGCGTTGCGCTCGCAGATCGGCGGCCGGTCGCTCGGCGTGTATCCGGTCAATTACCAGGCCAGCGGCGACTTCAGCAATCCCGATTTCCCCGCGACCGTCATCGACGGGATTCGCGACGCGAGCTCTCACATCGAGTCGATGGCCGCGAACTGCCCGAGGACCAGAGAAGTGCTCGGCGGATACTCCCAGGGCGCGGCCGTGGCCGGTTACGTCACCTCGGCGGCCGTGCCGCCGGGGGTGCCCGCCGCAGCGGTGCCGTCGCCGATGCCGCCCGACATCGCAAACCATGTCGCCGCGGTCGCTCTCTTCGGCACACCTTCGAACCAATTTCTCGGCCAGTACAACGCGCCGCCGATTGCCATCGGCCCGTTGTATCAGGCCAGGACCCTCGAGTTGTGCGCTGCCGGCGATCCGGTGTGCGGCGACGGCGGCAGCCCCGCCGCGCACGTCTCGTATGCGGCGAACGGAATGACGGACCAGGCCGCGAACTACGCCGCGGGTCACCTGTAG
- a CDS encoding PPOX class F420-dependent oxidoreductase, whose product MALSFQDVIKSKYLLLTTFTKDGRPKPTPIWGVPDGGKLLVITDDGSWKVRRINNTPRVMIARSGSLGRPKSEPVEAVARVLPKSETRRVYNAVLRRYWYHSWWFYAHSIVRGGIDKVHVGLEIEPTASGDHENATGNTFPEKGRR is encoded by the coding sequence GTGGCTCTCAGCTTCCAGGACGTCATTAAGTCCAAGTATCTGCTGTTGACGACCTTTACCAAGGACGGCCGGCCGAAACCGACACCCATCTGGGGCGTGCCCGACGGCGGCAAGCTCCTGGTCATCACCGACGACGGGTCGTGGAAAGTCAGGCGGATCAACAACACGCCCCGGGTGATGATCGCCAGGAGCGGATCGTTGGGCAGGCCCAAGAGCGAACCGGTTGAAGCGGTCGCCCGGGTGCTGCCGAAGTCGGAGACGCGGCGGGTCTACAACGCCGTGCTCAGGCGGTATTGGTATCACTCCTGGTGGTTCTATGCGCACTCGATCGTGCGCGGCGGCATCGACAAGGTGCACGTCGGCCTGGAGATCGAACCCACGGCGTCGGGCGATCACGAGAATGCAACTGGCAACACGTTTCCCGAGAAGGGCCGTCGGTAG
- a CDS encoding TetR/AcrR family transcriptional regulator → MARDSTTRDLLIDATAQIMVEEGYAAATSRRVAAKAGVKPALVHYYFPTMDELYLDVFRRGAAAYLERQRQALTSDRPLHAFWDTLIEPKDTRLLLEFMGLANHRKEIRAEISAWQERWREMQIAALSFIAREHGLDTSEFPPAGLALVIAAIGRTLILEEALGTTGGHAEAVALVNRLLDRFEMPI, encoded by the coding sequence ATGGCCAGGGACTCCACCACTCGCGACCTGCTGATCGACGCGACGGCTCAGATCATGGTGGAGGAGGGTTACGCCGCGGCCACGTCGCGCCGGGTAGCGGCCAAAGCCGGCGTCAAACCGGCCTTGGTGCACTACTACTTCCCCACCATGGACGAGTTGTATCTGGACGTCTTCCGCCGTGGCGCCGCCGCCTACCTGGAGCGTCAGCGGCAAGCGTTGACCTCTGACCGACCCTTGCACGCGTTCTGGGACACCCTGATCGAGCCCAAGGACACCCGACTGCTGCTGGAGTTCATGGGGCTTGCCAACCATCGCAAGGAGATCCGGGCCGAGATCTCGGCCTGGCAGGAACGGTGGCGCGAGATGCAGATCGCCGCGCTGAGCTTCATCGCCCGCGAACACGGGCTAGACACAAGCGAATTCCCGCCGGCGGGCCTCGCGCTCGTCATCGCCGCGATCGGCCGCACCCTCATTTTGGAGGAGGCGCTGGGCACCACGGGCGGCCACGCCGAGGCCGTCGCGCTGGTCAACCGCCTCCTCGACCGCTTTGAGATGCCGATTTAG
- a CDS encoding cytochrome P450, protein MTLANDTDVYYDPYDVGIIADPYPVYARLREEAPIYYNERYDFWALSRHSDVEQALANWEVFSNRRSDILELIQSKFDMPGGVMMFQDPPEHSMLRGLMSRVFTPRRMAALEDQIRRYCIRCLDPLVGSAGFDIIAELASMMPMRVIGMLLGIPESEQVSVRDANDANLRTKPGAPLRVADADSIADGRIYADYVEWRSRNPSDDLMTTLLNVEFDDERGVRRKLTRKEVLHYTQVVAGAGNETTGRLIGWLAKVLAEHPDQRREVCEDRSLLNRAVDETLRFEPTGPHVARWMAKDFECYGTTVPAGSAMLLLFGAANRDHRRYPDPDTFDIHRDNISHLTFGKGLHYCLGANLARLEGRVALDEMLNRWPEWDIDYDTARLASTSTVRGWERLRVVLP, encoded by the coding sequence ATGACTCTCGCAAACGACACGGACGTCTACTACGACCCCTACGACGTCGGCATCATTGCCGACCCGTATCCGGTCTACGCGCGGCTGCGCGAGGAGGCGCCGATCTACTACAACGAGCGCTACGACTTCTGGGCGCTATCAAGGCATTCCGACGTCGAACAGGCCTTGGCCAACTGGGAGGTCTTCTCCAACCGGCGCAGCGACATCCTCGAGTTGATCCAGTCGAAATTCGACATGCCCGGCGGTGTCATGATGTTCCAGGATCCGCCCGAGCACTCGATGCTGCGCGGCCTGATGTCACGCGTGTTCACGCCGCGCCGGATGGCGGCGCTCGAAGACCAGATCCGGCGGTACTGCATCCGGTGTCTGGATCCGCTCGTCGGGTCCGCGGGCTTCGACATCATTGCCGAGCTCGCGTCCATGATGCCGATGCGAGTGATCGGGATGTTGCTGGGAATCCCTGAGTCCGAACAGGTCTCGGTTCGCGACGCCAACGACGCCAACCTGCGCACCAAGCCGGGTGCGCCGCTGCGGGTCGCCGACGCCGACTCCATCGCCGACGGCCGGATCTACGCCGACTACGTCGAGTGGCGGTCCAGGAACCCGTCCGACGACCTGATGACGACGCTGCTCAACGTCGAGTTCGACGACGAGCGCGGGGTGCGCAGAAAGCTGACCCGCAAGGAGGTGCTGCACTACACGCAGGTGGTGGCCGGCGCGGGCAACGAGACGACCGGCCGGCTGATCGGCTGGCTGGCCAAGGTGCTCGCGGAGCACCCCGACCAGCGTCGCGAGGTCTGCGAGGATCGCTCCCTGCTGAACCGCGCCGTCGACGAGACGCTGCGGTTCGAGCCCACGGGACCCCACGTCGCGCGTTGGATGGCAAAGGATTTCGAGTGCTACGGGACGACCGTTCCGGCCGGCAGTGCCATGCTGCTGCTGTTCGGTGCCGCGAATCGTGATCACCGCCGCTACCCCGATCCGGACACGTTCGACATCCATCGCGACAACATCTCGCACCTCACCTTCGGGAAGGGCCTGCACTACTGCCTCGGCGCGAACCTGGCACGCCTGGAGGGCCGCGTCGCGCTGGACGAGATGCTCAACCGCTGGCCCGAATGGGACATCGATTACGACACAGCACGATTGGCGTCGACGTCTACGGTCCGCGGTTGGGAACGGCTTCGGGTCGTGCTGCCCTGA
- a CDS encoding rhomboid-like protein has protein sequence MSDKTFRDNTGRWAAARTLSGVRVTAAYAVVLVAVSVVLTALGPRARDAVVSHMSTNLHNLARGRLSTLVGSAFVGDGGDVYAWLPGLVCLLALGELMWRGMGLVITFAVGHVGATLIVAAGLLVALEVGWLPFAIARASDVGVSYGAVCVLGALTASIPPRWRPAWVGWWLGVAVTAAVGADFTAAGHIVALLLGVGLSFRLPSTAGWTPPRAVLLSVGAAFGYFLLSGSSMLASVGGLSGMLIALLADQVLRSRSESRSDKNRTSAQQPAFAPQPALS, from the coding sequence ATGTCTGACAAGACTTTTCGTGACAACACCGGCCGTTGGGCGGCCGCGCGGACGCTGTCCGGCGTGCGGGTCACGGCGGCGTATGCCGTCGTCCTGGTCGCGGTCTCGGTTGTCCTGACCGCGCTCGGTCCGCGCGCACGCGACGCCGTCGTGAGTCACATGAGCACCAACCTGCACAACCTTGCGCGCGGCCGCCTGAGCACGTTGGTCGGCAGCGCGTTCGTCGGCGACGGCGGCGACGTGTATGCCTGGTTGCCGGGACTGGTGTGCTTGCTGGCGTTGGGTGAATTGATGTGGCGCGGTATGGGTTTGGTTATCACATTCGCGGTCGGTCATGTCGGTGCCACGTTGATCGTCGCGGCCGGGCTGCTCGTCGCGCTTGAGGTGGGATGGCTGCCGTTCGCCATCGCACGGGCGAGCGACGTGGGGGTCAGCTACGGCGCGGTCTGTGTTCTCGGCGCGCTGACGGCGTCGATACCGCCGCGGTGGCGGCCGGCGTGGGTCGGTTGGTGGCTCGGCGTCGCAGTGACGGCCGCCGTGGGAGCGGACTTCACCGCCGCCGGTCATATTGTGGCGCTGCTGCTCGGCGTCGGCCTGTCCTTCCGGCTGCCGTCGACGGCCGGCTGGACGCCCCCACGAGCGGTTTTGCTCTCCGTCGGCGCCGCGTTCGGCTATTTCTTGTTGTCGGGGTCATCGATGCTCGCATCGGTCGGGGGGTTGTCGGGGATGCTGATCGCGCTCCTTGCCGACCAGGTATTGCGGTCACGCAGCGAGTCGCGCAGCGATAAGAACCGAACTTCCGCGCAACAGCCTGCCTTTGCGCCGCAGCCCGCGCTGTCGTAG